One Pseudomonas entomophila genomic window carries:
- a CDS encoding NAD-dependent epimerase/dehydratase family protein: protein MQTILGATGQIAVELARELGAHYTQDLRLVSRNPRKVNTSDTLVAADLLDAQQTTHAVKGSSTVYFTAGLPPDTALWEAQFPLMLRHALDAARTANARFVYFDNTYMYPQDDRVLTEGTVFAPVGRKGQVRAAMATLVLEEMARGDIPVLIGRAPEFYGPGRTQSITNTLVLDNIKAGKVPRVPVRDDTRRTLIWTPDASRALAALGNAEDAYGSTWHLPCDDNRLTYRQLVALAGEICGRDLSYKVLGKWTLTAAGLVSRQVRELRELLPRYGHDNLFDSSKFNQRFPAFEVTTYRRGLEQVLAGETV, encoded by the coding sequence ATGCAAACCATCCTGGGCGCGACCGGCCAGATTGCCGTGGAACTGGCACGCGAGTTAGGCGCCCACTACACCCAAGACCTGCGCCTGGTCAGCCGCAACCCACGCAAGGTCAACACCAGCGACACCCTGGTAGCGGCCGACCTGCTGGATGCCCAACAAACCACCCATGCCGTCAAGGGCAGCAGTACCGTCTATTTCACCGCAGGCTTGCCACCGGACACCGCGCTCTGGGAAGCGCAGTTTCCGCTCATGCTGCGCCATGCCCTCGACGCGGCCCGAACGGCCAACGCCCGGTTCGTCTACTTCGACAACACCTACATGTACCCGCAGGATGACCGCGTGCTGACCGAGGGTACGGTGTTCGCGCCGGTCGGGCGCAAGGGCCAGGTGCGTGCGGCGATGGCAACACTGGTGCTTGAGGAAATGGCCCGTGGCGATATCCCGGTGCTCATTGGCCGGGCACCGGAGTTCTATGGCCCCGGCAGGACCCAGAGCATCACCAACACCCTGGTGCTGGACAACATCAAGGCCGGCAAGGTGCCACGCGTGCCGGTGCGCGACGACACCCGGCGCACGCTGATCTGGACGCCTGACGCCAGCCGTGCGCTGGCGGCGCTGGGCAATGCAGAGGATGCCTACGGCAGCACCTGGCACCTGCCTTGCGACGACAATCGCCTGACCTATCGCCAGCTTGTGGCGCTGGCCGGCGAGATCTGCGGCAGGGATCTTTCGTACAAGGTCCTGGGCAAGTGGACCTTGACCGCTGCCGGCCTGGTCTCCCGGCAGGTCCGCGAGCTGCGGGAGCTGCTGCCGCGCTACGGGCATGACAACCTGTTCGATTCATCGAAGTTCAACCAGCGTTTCCCGGCGTTTGAAGTGACGACGTATCGGCGTGGGCTGGAGCAGGTGCTGGCCGGGGAAACTGTTTGA
- a CDS encoding DUF4274 domain-containing protein — protein sequence MPLRLTQEQFLRAFECAELNGIPDRATLLAQLKDPDMRETLSYWSAQLYKAPEDLICVADLQSKEELHYVASHLNWDDGLIAPRAILAHPLCDAGTALLLYWYGQGWWHSGADDAQKDDAIFYAQLVRRFTEGDFSSYSIAFDPFADQFVPDLATLRKRGLQLPGVLFATYRCQVVETCQDAYQAYLDEWQARHAQE from the coding sequence ATGCCCCTGCGCCTCACCCAGGAACAGTTCCTGCGCGCCTTCGAATGCGCCGAACTCAACGGCATCCCCGACCGCGCCACCCTGCTCGCCCAGCTCAAAGACCCCGACATGCGCGAGACACTCAGCTACTGGAGCGCGCAACTCTACAAGGCGCCGGAGGACCTGATCTGCGTGGCAGACCTGCAGAGCAAGGAGGAACTGCACTACGTGGCGTCTCACCTGAACTGGGACGACGGCCTGATTGCCCCACGGGCGATCCTCGCCCACCCATTGTGCGACGCCGGGACCGCCTTGCTGCTCTACTGGTATGGCCAGGGGTGGTGGCATTCCGGTGCGGACGATGCGCAGAAGGACGACGCGATCTTCTATGCCCAGCTGGTGCGGCGCTTCACCGAAGGCGACTTCAGTTCCTACAGCATCGCCTTCGATCCGTTCGCCGATCAATTCGTGCCAGACCTGGCGACACTGCGCAAACGTGGCCTGCAATTGCCGGGCGTGCTGTTCGCCACCTACCGCTGCCAGGTCGTCGAAACCTGCCAGGATGCCTACCAGGCCTACCTGGACGAGTGGCAAGCCCGCCACGCCCAGGAATAA
- a CDS encoding winged helix-turn-helix transcriptional regulator, translating to MKKASFQPMPCPVARALEHIGDGWSLLILRDAFYGLRRFDEFQHSLGIATNTLTRRLNDLLASGLLERRPYQHNPPRFEYLLTEAGRDLRPVILTLMAWGAKHAEGSRKVYLADEHTGAPVALALVDSNTGKPITVDEHRLRIAPDADPLTHWRAETGKAHRQGGTWVAPFPAQASQEE from the coding sequence ATGAAAAAAGCCAGCTTCCAACCCATGCCCTGCCCGGTAGCCCGCGCCCTTGAGCACATCGGCGACGGCTGGAGCCTGCTGATCCTGCGCGACGCGTTCTACGGCCTGCGCCGTTTCGACGAGTTCCAGCACAGCCTGGGCATCGCCACCAACACCCTCACCCGCCGGCTCAACGACCTGCTCGCCAGCGGCCTGCTCGAACGCCGCCCGTACCAGCACAACCCGCCGCGCTTCGAGTACCTGCTGACCGAGGCCGGTCGCGACCTGCGCCCGGTGATCCTGACCTTGATGGCCTGGGGCGCGAAACATGCCGAAGGCTCGCGCAAGGTCTACCTGGCCGACGAGCACACTGGCGCACCCGTCGCCCTGGCACTGGTGGACAGCAATACCGGCAAGCCCATCACAGTGGATGAGCACCGCCTGCGCATCGCCCCCGATGCCGACCCGCTGACCCACTGGCGGGCCGAGACCGGCAAGGCGCACCGCCAGGGCGGCACCTGGGTGGCCCCCTTCCCCGCCCAAGCCTCCCAGGAGGAGTGA
- a CDS encoding HlyD family secretion protein, whose product MNAQVGAASDTTESTMVAVNRPARGKTLLRVATLAFALLAAAGYASHWWASGRFIEDTDDAYVGADVTVISAKVPGYIAEVAVVDNQFVKAGDLLARIDGRDYLAALAKADGAVAAQQARLANLDAVEQLQQAVISQAKAQIDARSAEAQRAQYDKVRYQTLVGSQAVSVQSAQRVEATWKTAQADRAHAEAGLLGARQQLAVIGTQRQQARAALAQAEADREQARLNIGYTELRAPVDGYVGNRRAKLGAYAAAGNQLLAVVPAHGLWVDANFKEDQLARLQMGQAVSVTADILPGRTFHGRVESIAPATGAQFSVLPPENATGNFTKIVQRVPVRVRLEGSDADFGALRPGLSVIAEIDTKPQPQPDVAVAGRP is encoded by the coding sequence ATGAACGCTCAGGTTGGCGCAGCATCCGACACCACCGAAAGCACCATGGTCGCCGTGAACAGACCGGCGCGAGGAAAAACTCTGCTGCGCGTCGCTACCCTGGCGTTCGCGCTGCTCGCCGCCGCGGGTTATGCCAGCCACTGGTGGGCCAGCGGCCGCTTCATCGAAGACACCGACGATGCCTACGTGGGTGCCGATGTCACGGTGATCAGCGCCAAAGTGCCCGGCTACATCGCCGAAGTCGCGGTAGTGGACAATCAGTTCGTCAAGGCCGGTGATTTACTCGCCCGTATCGATGGGCGCGACTACCTGGCAGCACTGGCCAAGGCGGACGGCGCTGTCGCCGCCCAGCAAGCGCGCCTGGCCAATCTCGATGCCGTCGAGCAGCTGCAACAAGCCGTCATCAGCCAGGCGAAGGCGCAGATCGACGCACGCAGCGCCGAGGCCCAGCGCGCCCAGTATGACAAGGTGCGTTACCAGACGCTGGTGGGCAGCCAGGCGGTGTCGGTGCAAAGCGCCCAGCGGGTGGAGGCCACCTGGAAGACCGCGCAGGCCGACCGCGCCCATGCCGAGGCCGGCCTGCTCGGGGCCCGCCAGCAACTGGCGGTGATCGGCACCCAGCGCCAGCAGGCCCGCGCGGCCCTGGCCCAGGCCGAGGCAGACCGGGAACAGGCGCGGCTGAACATCGGCTACACCGAGCTGCGCGCCCCCGTGGATGGCTACGTAGGCAACCGCCGGGCCAAGCTCGGCGCCTACGCCGCAGCCGGCAACCAGTTGCTCGCAGTGGTGCCCGCCCATGGGTTGTGGGTGGATGCCAACTTCAAGGAGGACCAGCTGGCGCGCCTGCAGATGGGCCAGGCCGTGAGCGTCACCGCCGACATCCTGCCGGGGCGTACTTTCCATGGCCGCGTCGAGAGCATCGCGCCGGCCACCGGCGCACAGTTCAGCGTACTGCCGCCGGAAAACGCCACAGGCAATTTCACCAAGATCGTCCAGCGTGTGCCGGTACGGGTTCGCCTGGAAGGTAGCGACGCCGACTTCGGCGCCCTGCGCCCCGGCCTTTCGGTGATCGCCGAGATCGACACCAAGCCCCAGCCACAACCTGATGTCGCCGTGGCAGGCCGGCCGTGA